One window from the genome of Pseudonocardia hierapolitana encodes:
- a CDS encoding sensor histidine kinase: MTVFRVPPPVRRVLVELPAVVLPAIAVLLGVPPFEWSVAAALVACALLPLRHLWPPLGLLGSFWALAGGLGWPPAIVALYTLGRRCRRVGMLAPWLVATLAVSITPVLLTQDLPIGRIVLMVAFVALYAGAPAALGLLVSTRARLTESLRQLEQAREEALAASRDAARAQERARIGREIHDAVGHHATLIAVGAAAIAASTAEEETRRGAEQLRVLAKRALAEMRAALGLLDGSEHVAGLTEIPALVAGSRAAGVAVEFDERGDPVEVAPGTGRAVYRVVQESLTNAARHAAGARVSVLLHWRSTELVVEVRNGPTAATSRRPDTGGGAGLTGLAERVSAAGGDLTAGARPGGGFAVRAVFPLDPPPPAPVEPAREQEPALS; encoded by the coding sequence TCGCGGTGTTGCTGGGCGTCCCGCCGTTCGAGTGGTCGGTCGCCGCGGCGCTCGTGGCGTGCGCGTTGCTGCCGCTGCGGCACCTCTGGCCGCCGCTGGGGCTGCTCGGCTCGTTCTGGGCGCTCGCAGGTGGCCTGGGCTGGCCGCCCGCGATCGTCGCGCTCTACACGCTCGGCCGGCGCTGCAGGCGGGTCGGCATGCTGGCACCGTGGCTCGTGGCCACGCTCGCGGTGTCGATCACCCCGGTGCTGCTCACGCAGGACCTTCCCATCGGCCGCATCGTCCTGATGGTCGCGTTCGTCGCGCTGTACGCCGGTGCGCCTGCCGCGTTGGGGCTGCTCGTGAGCACCCGTGCCCGGCTCACCGAGAGCCTGCGGCAGCTCGAGCAAGCCCGCGAGGAGGCGCTCGCCGCGTCGCGGGACGCCGCGCGGGCGCAGGAGCGGGCCCGGATCGGCAGGGAGATCCACGACGCGGTCGGCCACCACGCCACGCTGATCGCGGTGGGCGCGGCCGCCATCGCCGCCTCCACCGCGGAGGAGGAGACGCGCCGCGGCGCCGAGCAGCTGCGCGTCCTCGCCAAGCGCGCGCTCGCCGAGATGCGTGCGGCGCTCGGCCTGCTCGACGGCAGCGAACACGTCGCCGGACTCACCGAGATCCCCGCGCTGGTGGCCGGCTCGCGGGCGGCGGGCGTGGCCGTCGAGTTCGACGAGCGCGGAGACCCCGTCGAGGTCGCGCCCGGCACCGGCCGTGCGGTGTACCGCGTGGTGCAGGAGTCGCTCACCAACGCGGCCCGGCACGCTGCGGGCGCGCGCGTGTCGGTCCTCCTGCACTGGCGCTCCACCGAGCTGGTCGTCGAGGTGCGCAACGGCCCCACCGCCGCCACCTCGCGTCGCCCGGACACCGGTGGCGGGGCGGGGCTCACGGGCCTCGCCGAGCGGGTCTCGGCCGCAGGCGGCGACCTCACCGCCGGTGCGCGACCGGGCGGCGGTTTCGCGGTGCGGGCGGTGTTCCCGCTCGACCCGCCGCCCCCGGCGCCCGTCGAACCGGCCCGCGAGCAAGAGCCGGCGCTGTCCTGA